The following coding sequences are from one Nonlabens arenilitoris window:
- a CDS encoding zinc-dependent metalloprotease family protein has translation MKKLVHIIAFLSMSLSFSQGVIWENFSKDGLPSLTDAQRPIQPTSYDLYHINPHVLVQKLDGAVDRFSGGAAITVDFPIGNNQFETFNVYDAGAMEPQLMTDFPNIHSYYGYSSTSLNKIYFTITPQGFRGVITGENILYMDPFSKLTPDEIMVYNRRNLVRTDLSFECHTDELANNSATPEINEFQTKAFRDRAFRTYEIAIAATSEYTSYHDDGNAANGDARADALAAIVVTLARVNSVYEQEMSIRFTLVANNDSLIYFNNLNNQGYSDPYDNYSGSQMLGENTSNINNRIGTNNYDIGHVFSTGGGGIAGQSPCANTKGRGVTGIVTPEFDPFDIDYVCHEIGHQFSAEHTFYNGCFGGSPSSSPYETGSASTIMGYAGICAPNVQENSDAYFHAISLQQMHNNIAVDTCDDQIDLGSNNPTAPNAVMLTDKFLPVSTPFKLTAGSSQAPDNGEIYTYNWEQLDTGGDAATGSPQPPLSTNTTGPMFRSKFGTTNPTRYFPNLEEVLNGVDDQWETISSVSRDMTFIVTIKDNNPFGGQTDQSSVVVRPRDIQGIGAFVVNTPVLTDIWYEGENQTVTWDVSGTNRVELATEVNVLLSLDGGYTYPFTLASAVPNVGSAQILVPVGSITSNARIMVEAVGNYFYNVNNGNFEIKEGTFELSTASADVSTCQPSDASFSFDYNAAPGFNEVVTFSTIQLPSGLTASFSPSTTTSSTAVNVVITGTDTVDADLYNFRVVATSTSATIDEEFNLKVFDNNVGEVAIVSPINGAGNQVANPLLEWQDLPSASSYLVEVSTSSDFSMIVESATVVNKTSFQTTLLNPSQIYYWRITPSNGCATGSIASIAAFQTAQDVCNVYDNEYFENGDNVWETDVNAVSARVDVPDDIEITNLSFYMRADHNDTGHIKMQLSSPSGRFSEVYNRECAAGRDFDLIVSDQGTAAFACNPGYTGALTGNLRPGQAFSRFNGLSAQGEWVLLATDRTSGTGGIFQEFSVTVCGRLQYVNDIDNNRNNLLMTAYGASTVIDQTLLRTQQSGTTNANMVYVVTRLPKQGELELSNVALSLGDTFTQADLNNNRIVYNHDSTELVLTDSFDFTVLGDTNTLMNAQTFNISIEEPTLIYDNGWTPFAPNADTASLNAQVINGLATIGTDSHINNFQIIGNANSLFLNNSLTILGDLSTDGYIGATDGRLIFSGSSAQTISGDGIIDIGQVTMTGSNTISITAVMNIHDVFTPASTTINTNGNIVFRSDVNGTAQLDDASVATINGVVQVERYIPAKRAFRLVASSVNSTNSIYQNWQENGSTASGLGTHITGSSTGANGFDMTASGNPSMFTYDAVNSVWVTQANTDVNTLQVGTAYRLMVRGDRTVDITQNAPAATNTTLRAKGNLHLGDFNNSLATSNGDFIMIANPYQANVDFKTVLNDVSTSGVNVNFAYYWDPNLNTRGGYATLDMTTLNGDPIPFASNANKYLQPGQSIFVQASGAANITFKESHKSVDEDLNNIFNQPQNNSSVLVSLVNRNSQTIMDQTVRRINSANNPQVDQSDAVKFYNQDETLAIVQNGNLLSIDKNIMPVVGDHITLLTDRFRATQYTLQVLIDGLVGVKPVLVDHYTLIRTDLIEGTNSIDFDVVPGDAASSNINRFEIVFENVTLSSNDINLQEDLRLFPNPVTSGQFAIQSDLLNGKEVTVSLYNTLGQLIHTQNATFNNSIIIKPKANLSSGMYLVQVSTNEENATLQIIVK, from the coding sequence ATGAAAAAACTAGTACATATTATTGCATTTCTTTCCATGTCATTATCTTTTAGTCAAGGTGTGATATGGGAAAACTTTTCTAAGGATGGATTGCCATCTTTAACAGATGCTCAAAGGCCTATTCAACCTACGAGTTATGATTTGTATCACATCAATCCGCATGTGTTAGTACAAAAATTGGATGGCGCTGTTGATCGATTTTCAGGCGGAGCGGCAATTACAGTGGATTTTCCAATAGGTAATAATCAATTTGAAACATTTAATGTGTATGATGCTGGAGCCATGGAACCTCAGTTAATGACTGATTTTCCTAATATCCATTCTTATTATGGTTATTCTAGTACCTCACTAAACAAAATATATTTTACTATAACACCTCAAGGATTTAGAGGTGTCATTACTGGTGAAAATATCCTTTATATGGACCCTTTTTCAAAATTGACACCAGATGAAATAATGGTATATAATCGTCGCAACCTAGTGCGTACTGATTTAAGTTTTGAATGTCATACTGATGAGTTAGCAAACAATTCTGCTACACCTGAAATTAATGAATTTCAAACTAAAGCGTTCAGAGATAGAGCGTTTAGAACTTATGAAATAGCTATAGCGGCAACATCTGAGTATACATCTTATCACGATGACGGTAATGCTGCTAATGGCGATGCTCGTGCAGATGCACTTGCGGCAATAGTTGTTACTCTAGCTCGTGTTAATAGTGTATACGAGCAAGAAATGTCTATCAGATTTACACTTGTTGCAAATAATGATAGTTTAATTTATTTCAATAATCTGAATAATCAGGGATATTCAGATCCTTATGATAATTATAGTGGTTCTCAAATGTTAGGAGAAAATACAAGTAATATTAATAATAGAATTGGTACTAACAATTATGATATAGGTCATGTCTTTTCTACTGGTGGTGGTGGAATTGCAGGTCAAAGCCCTTGTGCAAATACTAAAGGTAGAGGTGTTACCGGGATTGTAACTCCAGAGTTTGATCCATTTGATATTGATTATGTATGTCATGAAATAGGTCATCAATTTAGTGCCGAACATACTTTCTATAATGGATGTTTTGGTGGTTCACCATCATCATCACCTTATGAAACAGGTAGTGCTAGCACAATCATGGGGTATGCTGGGATTTGCGCTCCTAATGTTCAAGAGAATAGTGACGCATACTTTCATGCTATTAGTTTACAGCAAATGCATAACAATATCGCAGTTGACACTTGTGATGATCAAATTGATTTAGGATCAAATAATCCAACCGCACCAAACGCAGTAATGCTCACAGATAAGTTTTTACCTGTTTCAACTCCATTTAAATTAACTGCTGGTTCTTCTCAAGCACCAGATAATGGTGAGATTTACACTTATAATTGGGAACAATTAGATACAGGTGGAGATGCGGCTACAGGATCTCCGCAGCCGCCGTTGTCAACAAATACTACAGGTCCTATGTTTAGGTCTAAATTTGGCACTACAAATCCTACTAGATATTTCCCGAACCTTGAGGAGGTTTTAAATGGTGTAGATGATCAATGGGAAACTATTTCTTCTGTAAGTAGGGATATGACGTTTATAGTGACAATTAAAGATAATAATCCTTTTGGCGGTCAGACAGATCAAAGTAGTGTAGTTGTGAGACCTCGTGATATTCAAGGAATAGGAGCATTTGTGGTAAATACCCCAGTCCTTACTGATATATGGTATGAGGGAGAAAATCAAACTGTTACTTGGGACGTTTCAGGTACTAATAGAGTAGAGCTAGCGACTGAGGTTAATGTCTTATTATCACTTGACGGAGGTTATACTTATCCATTCACTCTTGCCTCTGCTGTACCTAATGTAGGTTCTGCTCAAATTTTAGTACCTGTGGGATCGATAACTTCTAATGCTAGAATTATGGTAGAAGCTGTCGGTAACTATTTCTATAATGTAAATAATGGAAATTTTGAAATTAAAGAAGGTACTTTCGAATTATCAACAGCATCTGCTGATGTTTCAACTTGTCAGCCATCAGACGCTAGTTTCAGCTTTGATTATAATGCTGCTCCTGGGTTTAATGAAGTGGTTACTTTTAGCACTATTCAATTGCCATCAGGACTTACGGCATCTTTTAGTCCTTCAACAACAACAAGTTCAACTGCTGTAAATGTTGTAATTACGGGTACAGATACAGTAGACGCTGATTTATATAACTTTAGGGTAGTTGCGACTTCAACCTCTGCAACTATTGATGAAGAGTTTAATTTAAAAGTTTTTGATAATAATGTTGGTGAGGTTGCTATAGTGTCACCTATCAACGGTGCAGGAAATCAAGTCGCAAATCCTTTATTAGAGTGGCAAGATTTACCTAGTGCATCTAGTTATTTAGTAGAGGTATCTACATCATCTGATTTTTCTATGATAGTAGAAAGTGCTACTGTGGTAAATAAAACATCATTTCAGACTACCTTACTTAATCCGTCTCAAATTTATTACTGGAGAATTACACCATCAAATGGTTGTGCTACAGGATCTATAGCTTCCATAGCTGCTTTTCAAACTGCACAAGATGTATGTAATGTTTACGATAATGAGTACTTTGAAAATGGTGATAATGTATGGGAAACTGATGTGAATGCAGTAAGTGCCCGAGTTGATGTGCCAGATGATATTGAAATTACTAATTTAAGTTTTTACATGCGTGCAGATCATAATGATACTGGGCATATTAAAATGCAATTAAGTTCTCCTTCAGGTCGTTTTTCAGAGGTATATAATAGAGAATGTGCCGCCGGTAGAGATTTTGATTTAATTGTTAGTGATCAAGGTACAGCGGCATTTGCTTGTAACCCAGGATATACAGGCGCGTTAACAGGTAACCTAAGACCTGGACAGGCTTTTTCTAGATTTAACGGGCTAAGCGCCCAAGGTGAATGGGTGTTGCTGGCGACAGATAGAACATCAGGTACAGGTGGTATTTTTCAAGAATTCAGTGTAACCGTTTGCGGAAGACTACAATATGTTAACGATATTGACAATAACAGAAATAACCTACTGATGACTGCTTACGGAGCATCTACAGTTATAGATCAAACTTTACTAAGGACTCAACAATCAGGTACTACTAATGCAAATATGGTTTATGTAGTTACTCGCTTGCCTAAGCAAGGTGAATTAGAGTTAAGCAATGTAGCACTTAGCTTAGGAGACACGTTCACTCAAGCAGATCTTAATAATAATAGAATTGTTTATAATCATGATTCTACTGAATTAGTGCTTACGGATAGTTTTGATTTCACAGTATTAGGTGATACAAATACTTTAATGAATGCTCAAACATTTAATATATCTATTGAAGAGCCTACTTTAATATATGATAATGGTTGGACGCCATTTGCTCCTAATGCAGATACTGCTAGTCTCAATGCGCAAGTGATAAATGGCTTAGCAACCATCGGGACTGATTCTCACATTAATAATTTTCAGATTATTGGAAATGCAAATAGTTTATTCCTCAATAATAGCCTTACTATACTAGGTGATCTTTCGACTGATGGATACATTGGTGCTACTGATGGGCGGTTAATTTTCTCTGGTTCTAGTGCACAGACAATTTCAGGTGATGGTATTATTGACATTGGTCAGGTAACCATGACAGGTTCAAATACAATATCAATAACTGCAGTAATGAATATACACGATGTATTTACGCCTGCAAGTACAACTATCAATACTAATGGGAACATAGTGTTCCGTAGTGATGTAAATGGAACAGCTCAGTTAGATGACGCTAGCGTTGCTACCATTAATGGAGTTGTACAGGTGGAACGATATATTCCTGCAAAAAGAGCTTTTAGATTAGTAGCCTCTTCTGTAAATTCCACTAACTCAATTTATCAAAATTGGCAAGAAAATGGATCTACGGCATCAGGATTAGGTACACATATAACAGGATCAAGTACTGGTGCAAATGGATTTGACATGACAGCATCAGGTAATCCTTCAATGTTTACTTACGATGCAGTAAATTCTGTATGGGTAACTCAAGCTAATACTGATGTCAATACACTACAGGTAGGTACAGCATATCGTTTAATGGTAAGAGGTGATCGAACGGTAGATATTACGCAAAATGCGCCTGCAGCTACTAATACAACCTTGAGAGCAAAAGGTAATTTGCACCTAGGTGATTTTAATAATTCACTAGCCACTAGTAATGGGGATTTTATAATGATAGCAAACCCATATCAGGCAAATGTAGATTTTAAAACTGTCCTCAATGATGTATCGACTTCTGGTGTTAACGTGAATTTTGCATACTACTGGGATCCTAACTTAAATACAAGAGGTGGTTATGCTACTCTAGATATGACTACACTCAACGGTGACCCTATACCTTTTGCTAGTAATGCAAATAAATACTTACAACCAGGTCAATCTATATTTGTTCAAGCAAGCGGAGCGGCAAATATTACTTTTAAAGAATCTCATAAATCAGTTGATGAAGATTTAAATAATATTTTTAATCAGCCTCAAAACAATTCAAGTGTTCTTGTCAGTCTGGTTAATCGTAATTCCCAAACAATTATGGATCAAACTGTAAGACGTATTAATAGTGCAAATAATCCACAAGTAGATCAAAGTGATGCCGTAAAGTTTTATAATCAAGATGAAACTCTAGCTATCGTACAAAATGGAAATCTATTAAGTATTGATAAAAATATTATGCCTGTAGTAGGAGATCACATAACCTTACTTACAGATCGATTTAGAGCAACACAATATACATTACAGGTACTTATAGATGGGTTAGTAGGAGTAAAGCCGGTATTAGTAGATCACTATACATTAATTCGTACAGATCTTATAGAAGGTACTAATTCTATTGATTTTGACGTGGTGCCAGGCGATGCAGCAAGTAGTAATATAAACAGATTTGAAATCGTATTTGAAAACGTGACATTAAGTAGTAATGATATCAACCTACAGGAAGACCTTAGGTTGTTCCCTAATCCAGTTACCAGTGGTCAGTTTGCTATACAAAGCGATTTATTGAATGGTAAAGAAGTGACGGTTAGTTTGTATAATACGTTAGGTCAATTAATACATACCCAAAATGCTACTTTCAATAACAGTATTATAATTAAACCTAAAGCAAATTTAAGTAGTGGGATGTATCTAGTTCAGGTATCAACAAATGAAGAGAATGCAACATTACAAATCATAGTGAAATAA
- the eno gene encoding phosphopyruvate hydratase, which yields MSTIIDVHARQIFDSRGNPTVEVDVITSNGIMGRAAVPSGASTGEHEAVELRDGGKSYLGKGVGKAVNNVNTIISLELMGTSVFDQQYIDQLMIDLDGTSNKAKLGANAILGVSLACAKAAAAELNQPLYKYIGGMTACTLPVPMMNIINGGSHSDAPIAFQEFMVMPVEAESFTHALQMGTEIFHHLKKVLHDRGLSTAVGDEGGFAPTLDGTEDALDTIIEAIGNAGYNAGKDVMIALDCAAAEFFVDGRYDYTKFEGQNGVIRSSREQAEYLASLATKYPIISIEDGMDENDWEGWKILTELAGDKVQLVGDDLFVTNVERLSRGIKEGIANSILIKVNQIGTLTETIAAVTMAHKAGYTSVMSHRSGETEDNTIADLAVALSTGQIKTGSASRSDRMAKYNQLLRIEEELQDSAYYPGRNAFQL from the coding sequence ATGAGTACTATAATTGACGTACACGCAAGACAAATATTTGATTCACGTGGTAATCCTACTGTAGAAGTAGATGTCATCACTTCTAATGGAATTATGGGAAGAGCAGCTGTGCCATCTGGTGCTTCTACCGGAGAACATGAAGCGGTTGAATTAAGAGATGGAGGTAAATCTTATTTAGGTAAAGGAGTAGGAAAAGCTGTTAACAATGTTAATACGATTATTTCTCTTGAGTTAATGGGAACATCTGTTTTTGATCAACAGTATATCGATCAATTAATGATTGATTTAGATGGTACTTCTAATAAGGCAAAGTTAGGTGCAAACGCGATATTAGGCGTTTCGCTAGCTTGTGCAAAGGCAGCGGCAGCTGAACTTAACCAACCTTTATATAAATACATAGGTGGTATGACAGCTTGTACATTACCTGTTCCTATGATGAATATTATTAACGGTGGATCGCATAGTGATGCTCCTATAGCTTTTCAAGAATTTATGGTGATGCCTGTTGAGGCAGAAAGTTTTACTCATGCTTTACAAATGGGAACAGAAATCTTTCATCATTTAAAAAAAGTACTACACGATAGAGGTTTAAGTACTGCAGTAGGTGATGAAGGAGGCTTTGCGCCTACCCTAGACGGGACTGAAGATGCCTTAGATACCATTATTGAAGCTATAGGAAATGCGGGTTATAATGCCGGTAAAGATGTAATGATAGCATTAGACTGTGCAGCAGCTGAGTTTTTTGTGGACGGTAGATACGATTATACAAAATTTGAAGGCCAAAATGGTGTAATTCGATCAAGTAGAGAACAAGCAGAATATCTTGCTTCCCTAGCTACAAAATATCCTATTATTTCCATTGAGGACGGTATGGATGAAAACGACTGGGAAGGATGGAAGATACTTACAGAACTTGCCGGTGATAAAGTTCAATTAGTAGGTGATGATCTTTTTGTAACGAATGTTGAACGCCTTTCACGTGGAATAAAAGAAGGTATTGCAAATTCAATTTTGATAAAAGTGAATCAAATCGGTACACTTACTGAAACTATCGCTGCAGTTACAATGGCTCATAAAGCAGGTTATACGTCAGTTATGTCCCACCGTAGTGGTGAAACTGAAGATAATACTATTGCAGATTTAGCCGTGGCGCTTTCAACTGGCCAGATTAAGACAGGTAGTGCATCACGTTCAGATCGTATGGCAAAATATAATCAGCTTTTACGTATAGAGGAAGAATTACAGGATAGTGCTTATTATCCAGGACGCAATGCTTTTCAGCTATAA
- the carA gene encoding glutamine-hydrolyzing carbamoyl-phosphate synthase small subunit translates to MSYLNKKDAVILLADGTLFHGKAIGDGGTATGEICFNTGMSGYQEVFTDPSYTGQIMVTTNAHIGNYGVTVDDAESSSVKIAGLICKNFSEEFSRPAAQSDLFKYLQEKKLVILSDVDTRALVRYIRDHGAQNAIISTQIEDIEALKSQLEKVPSMEGLELASQVSCKEPYFYGDENATYKIAALDLGVKSNILRNLASRDTFIKVFPYNSSFEEMAAFNPDGYFISNGPGDPEPLHSAIETAKKIIGSDSPLFGICLGHQVIALAMGVSTYKMHNGHRGINHPIKNLLTGKGEITSQNHGFAINKSQALANNKIEITHMHLNDDTVAGIRIIDKPCFSVQYHPEAGPGPNDATYLFDQFIELIKTTKKQTA, encoded by the coding sequence ATGAGTTATTTAAATAAAAAGGATGCTGTTATACTTTTAGCAGACGGTACTTTATTTCACGGAAAGGCAATTGGAGATGGCGGGACTGCTACTGGGGAAATTTGCTTTAATACTGGCATGTCTGGATATCAAGAAGTCTTTACAGATCCTTCTTATACTGGTCAGATTATGGTTACTACAAATGCACATATAGGTAATTATGGTGTTACTGTAGATGATGCGGAATCTAGTTCTGTAAAAATAGCAGGATTGATTTGTAAGAACTTTTCTGAAGAATTTTCTAGACCTGCTGCTCAATCAGATCTTTTTAAATATCTTCAAGAAAAAAAATTAGTCATTCTCTCTGATGTTGACACTCGTGCATTGGTCAGATACATTCGTGATCACGGTGCGCAAAATGCTATTATTTCTACACAAATTGAAGATATAGAAGCTTTGAAGTCGCAGTTGGAAAAAGTTCCTAGTATGGAAGGTCTAGAATTAGCATCACAAGTTTCTTGTAAAGAACCATACTTTTATGGCGATGAAAATGCTACTTATAAAATTGCTGCACTTGATTTAGGAGTAAAAAGTAATATTTTACGCAACTTGGCCTCAAGAGATACTTTTATCAAAGTTTTCCCGTATAATTCTTCTTTTGAAGAAATGGCTGCCTTTAATCCAGATGGTTATTTTATATCAAACGGACCTGGTGATCCAGAGCCTCTTCACTCAGCTATTGAAACAGCTAAAAAGATAATAGGATCAGATAGTCCTTTATTTGGAATCTGTTTAGGTCATCAAGTTATAGCTTTAGCTATGGGTGTTTCAACTTATAAAATGCATAATGGGCATAGAGGAATTAATCATCCTATTAAAAACTTATTGACCGGTAAAGGTGAGATAACTTCTCAAAATCATGGGTTTGCGATTAACAAATCTCAAGCGCTTGCAAATAATAAAATTGAAATAACTCACATGCATTTAAATGATGATACTGTAGCAGGAATTCGAATTATCGATAAGCCTTGTTTCTCAGTGCAATATCATCCTGAAGCTGGTCCTGGACCTAATGATGCTACTTATCTTTTTGACCAATTTATTGAATTAATTAAAACTACTAAAAAACAAACAGCATGA
- the rplQ gene encoding 50S ribosomal protein L17, giving the protein MRHGKKFNHLGRKTAHRKAMLANMACSLIEHKRINTTVAKAKAVKQFVEPLITKSKEDTTHNRRLVFAKLRSKEAVTELFRDVSSKVADRPGGYTRIIKLGNRLGDNADMAMIELVDFNEIYSPNEGKKKNTRRSRRSKSAAAPVETSTDNTNEEE; this is encoded by the coding sequence ATGAGACACGGAAAGAAATTTAATCATTTAGGTAGAAAAACAGCACACCGCAAGGCGATGTTGGCAAATATGGCTTGTTCTCTTATAGAGCACAAACGTATTAATACTACCGTAGCAAAGGCAAAAGCTGTTAAGCAGTTCGTTGAGCCATTAATCACAAAATCTAAGGAGGATACTACTCACAATCGTCGTTTAGTATTTGCAAAACTTAGAAGTAAAGAAGCAGTTACTGAATTATTCAGAGACGTTTCTTCTAAGGTAGCTGATCGTCCAGGTGGATACACTCGTATCATTAAGCTTGGTAATCGTCTTGGTGATAATGCTGATATGGCCATGATAGAGCTTGTAGATTTTAATGAAATCTACAGTCCTAATGAAGGTAAGAAGAAGAATACTCGTCGTAGCCGTCGTAGTAAATCTGCTGCTGCACCAGTTGAAACTTCAACAGACAATACTAATGAAGAAGAGTAA
- a CDS encoding DNA-directed RNA polymerase subunit alpha, with protein MAILNFQKPDKVIMIDSTDFEGKFEFRPLEPGYGLTVGNALRRVLLSSLEGFAITSIRIEGVDHEFSTIEGVVEDVTEIILNFKQIRFRRQIDEVDSEVVNVSFSGKDTFTAGDMQKYISGFQVLNPEMIICNTESSVSLNLELTIEKGRGYVPAEENKNSNAAIGTIAIDSIFTPIKNVKYSIENYRVEQKTDYEKLVFEISTDGSIHPKQALTEAAKTLIHHFMLFSDERITLEADEIAQTETYDEESLHMRQLLKTKLVDMELSVRALNCLKAAEVETLGDLVSYNKNDLMKFRNFGKKSLTELEELVNVKGLNFGMDLSKYKLDRD; from the coding sequence ATGGCAATATTAAATTTCCAAAAGCCGGATAAAGTAATCATGATTGATTCTACTGATTTTGAAGGTAAATTCGAATTCAGACCTTTAGAGCCAGGTTATGGTCTTACTGTGGGAAATGCTCTTCGTAGAGTATTACTTTCATCACTTGAAGGGTTTGCTATAACTTCTATTCGTATAGAAGGTGTGGATCATGAGTTCTCTACGATTGAAGGTGTAGTTGAAGACGTTACTGAAATTATATTAAATTTCAAGCAAATTAGATTTAGACGTCAAATTGATGAAGTGGATAGTGAAGTGGTTAATGTATCTTTCTCAGGAAAGGATACTTTTACCGCTGGTGATATGCAGAAATATATTTCAGGGTTCCAAGTTTTAAACCCAGAAATGATTATCTGTAACACTGAATCTTCTGTGAGTCTTAATTTAGAACTTACAATTGAGAAGGGTAGAGGTTATGTTCCTGCTGAAGAAAATAAAAATTCTAATGCAGCCATAGGTACGATTGCAATCGACTCTATTTTTACACCTATTAAAAATGTAAAGTATAGCATAGAAAATTATCGTGTAGAGCAAAAAACCGATTATGAAAAATTAGTTTTTGAGATTTCTACTGATGGTAGTATTCACCCAAAGCAAGCCTTAACAGAGGCTGCTAAGACTCTTATCCATCACTTCATGTTGTTCTCTGATGAACGTATAACTCTTGAAGCTGATGAGATTGCACAAACAGAGACTTATGATGAAGAGAGCCTTCATATGAGACAATTGCTTAAGACAAAACTTGTAGATATGGAGCTTTCTGTACGTGCACTGAATTGTCTGAAAGCTGCTGAAGTTGAAACACTAGGTGATTTAGTTTCTTACAACAAGAATGATTTGATGAAATTCAGAAACTTCGGTAAGAAATCTTTAACTGAACTAGAAGAATTAGTCAATGTTAAAGGACTTAACTTCGGTATGGATTTATCAAAATATAAACTTGACCGTGACTAG
- the rpsD gene encoding 30S ribosomal protein S4, with product MARYRGPKAKIARRFREPIFGPSKALEKKNYPPGMHGNARRRGKESEYAVQLKEKQKAKYTYGVLEKQFRLMFEKAVRSTGITGEVLLQLCESRLDNVVYRMGLAKTRRGARQLVSHRHITVNGELVNIPSYQLKPGDVVAVREKSKSLSAIDQSLSSNEHVYDFITFNKASMSGTFVSVPERMQIPENIKEQLIVELYSK from the coding sequence ATGGCAAGATATAGAGGTCCTAAGGCAAAAATTGCACGTCGATTCAGAGAACCAATTTTTGGCCCTAGTAAAGCTTTGGAGAAGAAAAATTATCCTCCAGGTATGCACGGTAACGCTAGACGTCGTGGTAAAGAATCAGAGTATGCAGTTCAGCTTAAAGAAAAGCAAAAAGCAAAGTATACTTATGGAGTGCTAGAAAAGCAGTTCCGTTTAATGTTTGAAAAGGCTGTACGTAGTACAGGCATTACAGGTGAAGTTCTTCTTCAGTTATGTGAGTCTCGTTTAGATAACGTTGTTTATAGAATGGGGTTAGCTAAAACTCGTCGTGGTGCTCGTCAGTTAGTTTCACACAGACACATTACGGTTAATGGTGAGCTGGTTAACATACCATCTTATCAGTTAAAGCCTGGTGATGTTGTTGCTGTTCGTGAAAAATCTAAATCTTTAAGTGCAATAGATCAATCATTATCTAGTAATGAGCATGTCTATGACTTTATTACATTTAATAAAGCAAGCATGTCTGGTACATTCGTTAGTGTTCCTGAAAGAATGCAAATTCCTGAGAACATCAAGGAACAGTTGATCGTTGAATTGTACTCTAAATAA
- the rpsK gene encoding 30S ribosomal protein S11, producing the protein MAKSKTVSKKRKVIVESVGEVHISSSFNNILVSLTNKKGEVISWSSAGKMGFRGSKKNTPYAAQLAAEDASKVAHEAGLRKVKAYVKGPGNGRESAIRSIHNSGIEVTEIIDVTPLPHNGCRPPKRRRV; encoded by the coding sequence ATGGCAAAGTCTAAAACAGTATCAAAAAAGCGTAAAGTCATTGTTGAGTCGGTTGGTGAAGTTCACATTTCATCTTCTTTCAATAATATCCTAGTTTCTTTGACAAATAAAAAAGGTGAAGTTATTTCTTGGTCATCTGCTGGAAAAATGGGTTTCCGTGGATCTAAGAAAAATACACCTTACGCAGCACAATTAGCTGCTGAAGATGCATCGAAAGTTGCTCATGAGGCAGGACTTCGTAAAGTTAAAGCATATGTTAAAGGACCAGGTAATGGTCGTGAAAGTGCTATTCGTAGTATCCATAATTCAGGAATTGAGGTAACAGAGATTATCGATGTTACTCCTTTGCCACATAATGGATGTCGTCCTCCTAAGCGTCGTAGAGTATAA
- the rpsM gene encoding 30S ribosomal protein S13: protein MARIAGVDIPKNKRGEVALTYIYGIGRNRAKQVLIDTGVGLDKKVTDWNDDEIGKIRAAIGEFTIEGELRSETQLNIKRLMDIGCYRGIRHRSGLPLRGQRTKNNSRTRKGKRKTVANKKKATK from the coding sequence ATGGCTAGAATTGCAGGGGTAGATATACCTAAAAATAAACGTGGTGAAGTTGCATTGACTTACATATACGGTATCGGACGTAATCGTGCGAAACAAGTTCTTATCGATACAGGTGTTGGCTTAGATAAAAAGGTAACAGATTGGAATGATGATGAAATTGGTAAAATACGTGCAGCCATTGGTGAATTCACAATTGAAGGTGAATTAAGATCTGAAACACAGCTTAATATTAAGCGTTTAATGGATATCGGCTGTTATAGAGGTATTCGACATAGATCAGGACTTCCACTTAGAGGTCAAAGAACAAAAAATAACTCACGTACTCGTAAAGGAAAACGTAAGACTGTTGCTAACAAGAAAAAGGCAACTAAATAA
- the ykgO gene encoding type B 50S ribosomal protein L36 has product MKVRASIKKRSADCKIVRRKGRLYVINKKNPKFKQRQG; this is encoded by the coding sequence ATGAAAGTAAGAGCATCGATTAAAAAGAGAAGTGCTGATTGTAAGATTGTACGCCGTAAAGGTCGTCTTTATGTAATCAACAAAAAAAATCCAAAATTTAAACAAAGACAAGGTTAA